One window of Colias croceus chromosome 6, ilColCroc2.1 genomic DNA carries:
- the LOC123692570 gene encoding uncharacterized protein LOC123692570 isoform X2 — MARQRPTTRHFHNQPELRRDGAGLMLWIFLVWLASCGPLGNTIKQDGCTFPTRWQGKWFQSGVIQPILIESNILSNKGRCLSSEGDKFLIVDEKGCYRCVVMHEKHINVLQYKETFCHRRDALPHLCSLITGDALLYSMFRENAEPVDCPLKAPFSFTYNRGHGDCKFPASSIESCTEDSRLLLNYQACPDVYGSESTVEELECLATWKEGSLRFLVGKIHHNHATSNEDRYRCFVYEKTNASNPSLKENPVTPGGVEYRVAQSGDATCNGLFSATEGSRTMALKRVSVRFNCQFPSWMTFSHTWHTLDFTSNYTFYQRNATLRITNQTGSEIKVFCVNVKASSPSGNSVALVAHWQHHCVSRYVCVVLYRRDTYIAELQRGTPTTRPDDACSPHHFNAVTAPYITLVASNPESKECPYSGKYTISNHRHQRSIPSSPERHRLKRDKNYNHRVNNTRSFNFSLRNISDMPILRSKRQADEITCAGSKYNKLEVGCNTAKNMEFYSTCNKKEVVTAYTCHGGWYENGASFVVTTPVTRDSTAARRYCFVSRDARDGALAVGQSATNCERGYDPEPLLFDASFTGKCQDETNNQPRLRIPSLHIIFIASFIVHYIIPR, encoded by the exons GTTGTACCTTCCCCACCCGGTGGCAAGGCAAGTGGTTCCAGTCGGGTGTGATACAGCCGATCCTGATAGAGAGCAACATCCTCTCCAATAAGGGCCGCTGCCTCTCCTCCGAAGGGGATAAGTTCTTGATAGTTGATGA GAAAGGCTGTTATCGTTGTGTAGTGATGCATGAAAAACACATTAATGTTCTACAATACAAGGAAA CCTTCTGTCACCGACGAGATGCTCTACCTCACCTCTGCTCACTTATAACTGGAGATGCTCTGCTTTACTCCATGTTCAGAGAAAACGCTGAACCAGTCGACTGCCCTTTGAAAGCACCGTTTTCCTTCACTTACAACAG AGGTCATGGCGACTGCAAATTCCCCGCATCCTCAATAGAGAGTTGTACGGAAGATTCAAGACTCCTTCTCAACTATCAAGCATGTCCTGACGTCTACGGTTCTGAAAGCACTG ttGAAGAATTAGAATGTCTCGCCACATGGAAGGAAGGTAGCCTACGGTTCCTCGTGGGCAAGATCCACCACAATCACGCCACCAGTAACGAAGATCGATATAGATGCTTCGTCTACGAGAAGACAAATG CATCCAATCCGAGTCTAAAAGAAAACCCTGTTACCCCTGGAGGAGTGGAATATAGAGTAGCACAATCTGGTGACGCTACGTGTAACGGACTCTTTAGTGCTACAGAAGGTTCTAGAACGATGGCTTTGAAGCGAG TGTCGGTCCGTTTCAACTGCCAGTTCCCATCCTGGATGACGTTCTCGCACACGTGGCACACCCTCGACTTTACCAGCAACTACACATTCTACCAGCGGAACGCGACCCTCCGCATTACGAACCAGACCGGTTCTGAGATCAAAGTATTCTGCGTTAATGTTAAAGCCAGCTCGCCGAGCGGTAACTCCGTTGCGTTGGTTGCGCATTGGCAGCATCATTG cGTATCCCGCTACGTCTGCGTAGTATTATACCGACGGGATACATACATAGCGGAGTTGCAACGCGGCACGCCGACCACGCGGCCGGACGATGCGTGCTCCCCACACCATTTTAATGCTGTCACTGCACCTTATATCACTTTAGTTG cAAGTAATCCTGAATCAAAAGAATGTCCATATTCAggaaaatatacaatatcaaaCCATAGACATCAAAGAAGCATACCCAGCTCTCCTGAAAGACATAGATTAAAAAGAGACAAGAACTATAACCATAGAGTAAACAATACAAGATCGTTCAATTTTAGCCTTAGAAATATTTCGGATATGCCAATACTAAGAAGTAAGAGACAGGCGGATGAAATCACTTGCGCCGGTAgcaaatataacaaattgGAAGTCGGGTGTAATACTGCTAAGAATATGGAGTTTTATTCCACTTGTAATAAGAAAGAAGTAGTTACTG CATACACCTGCCACGGCGGGTGGTACGAGAACGGCGCGTCCTTCGTGGTAACCACACCAGTGACGCGCGACAGCACGGCCGCGCGCCGCTACTGCTTCGTGTCGCGGGACGCGCGGGACGGCGCGCTAGCCGTCGGCCAGAGCGCGACTAACTGCGAGCGGGGATACGACCCGGAGCCGCTGCTGTTTGATGCCAGCTTTACTG GCAAATGTCAAGATGAAACCAACAATCAACCTCGACTGAGAATACCCTCACTACACATTATTTTCATCGCATCGTTTATTGTACATTACATTATACCTAGATGA
- the LOC123692570 gene encoding uncharacterized protein LOC123692570 isoform X1, producing MARQRPTTRHFHNQPELRRDGAGLMLWIFLVWLASCGPLGNTIKQDGCTFPTRWQGKWFQSGVIQPILIESNILSNKGRCLSSEGDKFLIVDEKGCYRCVVMHEKHINVLQYKETFCHRRDALPHLCSLITGDALLYSMFRENAEPVDCPLKAPFSFTYNRGHGDCKFPASSIESCTEDSRLLLNYQACPDVYGSESTVEELECLATWKEGSLRFLVGKIHHNHATSNEDRYRCFVYEKTNGIASNPSLKENPVTPGGVEYRVAQSGDATCNGLFSATEGSRTMALKRVSVRFNCQFPSWMTFSHTWHTLDFTSNYTFYQRNATLRITNQTGSEIKVFCVNVKASSPSGNSVALVAHWQHHCVSRYVCVVLYRRDTYIAELQRGTPTTRPDDACSPHHFNAVTAPYITLVASNPESKECPYSGKYTISNHRHQRSIPSSPERHRLKRDKNYNHRVNNTRSFNFSLRNISDMPILRSKRQADEITCAGSKYNKLEVGCNTAKNMEFYSTCNKKEVVTAYTCHGGWYENGASFVVTTPVTRDSTAARRYCFVSRDARDGALAVGQSATNCERGYDPEPLLFDASFTGKCQDETNNQPRLRIPSLHIIFIASFIVHYIIPR from the exons GTTGTACCTTCCCCACCCGGTGGCAAGGCAAGTGGTTCCAGTCGGGTGTGATACAGCCGATCCTGATAGAGAGCAACATCCTCTCCAATAAGGGCCGCTGCCTCTCCTCCGAAGGGGATAAGTTCTTGATAGTTGATGA GAAAGGCTGTTATCGTTGTGTAGTGATGCATGAAAAACACATTAATGTTCTACAATACAAGGAAA CCTTCTGTCACCGACGAGATGCTCTACCTCACCTCTGCTCACTTATAACTGGAGATGCTCTGCTTTACTCCATGTTCAGAGAAAACGCTGAACCAGTCGACTGCCCTTTGAAAGCACCGTTTTCCTTCACTTACAACAG AGGTCATGGCGACTGCAAATTCCCCGCATCCTCAATAGAGAGTTGTACGGAAGATTCAAGACTCCTTCTCAACTATCAAGCATGTCCTGACGTCTACGGTTCTGAAAGCACTG ttGAAGAATTAGAATGTCTCGCCACATGGAAGGAAGGTAGCCTACGGTTCCTCGTGGGCAAGATCCACCACAATCACGCCACCAGTAACGAAGATCGATATAGATGCTTCGTCTACGAGAAGACAAATGGTATTG CATCCAATCCGAGTCTAAAAGAAAACCCTGTTACCCCTGGAGGAGTGGAATATAGAGTAGCACAATCTGGTGACGCTACGTGTAACGGACTCTTTAGTGCTACAGAAGGTTCTAGAACGATGGCTTTGAAGCGAG TGTCGGTCCGTTTCAACTGCCAGTTCCCATCCTGGATGACGTTCTCGCACACGTGGCACACCCTCGACTTTACCAGCAACTACACATTCTACCAGCGGAACGCGACCCTCCGCATTACGAACCAGACCGGTTCTGAGATCAAAGTATTCTGCGTTAATGTTAAAGCCAGCTCGCCGAGCGGTAACTCCGTTGCGTTGGTTGCGCATTGGCAGCATCATTG cGTATCCCGCTACGTCTGCGTAGTATTATACCGACGGGATACATACATAGCGGAGTTGCAACGCGGCACGCCGACCACGCGGCCGGACGATGCGTGCTCCCCACACCATTTTAATGCTGTCACTGCACCTTATATCACTTTAGTTG cAAGTAATCCTGAATCAAAAGAATGTCCATATTCAggaaaatatacaatatcaaaCCATAGACATCAAAGAAGCATACCCAGCTCTCCTGAAAGACATAGATTAAAAAGAGACAAGAACTATAACCATAGAGTAAACAATACAAGATCGTTCAATTTTAGCCTTAGAAATATTTCGGATATGCCAATACTAAGAAGTAAGAGACAGGCGGATGAAATCACTTGCGCCGGTAgcaaatataacaaattgGAAGTCGGGTGTAATACTGCTAAGAATATGGAGTTTTATTCCACTTGTAATAAGAAAGAAGTAGTTACTG CATACACCTGCCACGGCGGGTGGTACGAGAACGGCGCGTCCTTCGTGGTAACCACACCAGTGACGCGCGACAGCACGGCCGCGCGCCGCTACTGCTTCGTGTCGCGGGACGCGCGGGACGGCGCGCTAGCCGTCGGCCAGAGCGCGACTAACTGCGAGCGGGGATACGACCCGGAGCCGCTGCTGTTTGATGCCAGCTTTACTG GCAAATGTCAAGATGAAACCAACAATCAACCTCGACTGAGAATACCCTCACTACACATTATTTTCATCGCATCGTTTATTGTACATTACATTATACCTAGATGA